The Petrocella atlantisensis genome has a window encoding:
- the rpsI gene encoding 30S ribosomal protein S9 — MAQVKYYGTGRRKSSVARVYLVPGNGKITINKRDIDDYFGYETLKVITKQPLVLTETLSKFDVIVNAHGGGFTGQAGAIRHGISRALLEADIEFRPALKKAGFLTRDPRMKERKKYGLKAARRAPQFSKR; from the coding sequence GTGGCACAAGTAAAATATTACGGAACAGGTCGTAGAAAAAGCAGCGTTGCAAGAGTCTATCTTGTACCTGGAAATGGTAAAATTACAATTAACAAAAGAGATATAGATGATTACTTTGGTTATGAAACCTTAAAAGTAATTACAAAACAACCACTTGTATTAACAGAGACATTAAGTAAGTTTGATGTAATCGTTAACGCACATGGTGGAGGATTCACAGGTCAAGCCGGTGCAATCAGACATGGTATCTCAAGAGCATTGCTTGAAGCAGACATTGAGTTCAGACCCGCACTCAAAAAAGCAGGATTCTTAACAAGAGACCCTCGTATGAAAGAGCGTAAAAAATACGGTCTTAAAGCAGCCAGAAGAGCACCTCAATTCTCAAAAAGATAA
- the rplM gene encoding 50S ribosomal protein L13 produces the protein MNTFMPNDQTVDRKWYVVDATGLTLGRLASEVAKVLSGKTKPIYTPHVDTGDHVIIINCEKVVLTGKKLDQKLYRTYSGYIGGLKETKYRDMMKNKPELVMTHAVKGMLPKNKIGAQMLTKLRVYRGAEHNHEAQKPEVLEFKF, from the coding sequence ATGAACACATTCATGCCAAACGATCAAACAGTTGATAGAAAATGGTATGTTGTTGATGCGACAGGACTGACACTCGGACGTCTTGCATCTGAAGTCGCTAAAGTACTTAGCGGTAAAACAAAGCCGATTTACACACCACATGTAGATACGGGTGACCATGTAATCATAATAAATTGCGAAAAAGTTGTATTGACAGGTAAAAAACTTGACCAAAAACTATACAGAACATATAGTGGATACATTGGTGGTCTTAAAGAAACCAAGTACAGAGATATGATGAAGAATAAGCCTGAACTTGTAATGACCCATGCAGTAAAGGGTATGTTGCCAAAAAACAAGATTGGTGCTCAAATGCTTACCAAATTGCGTGTCTATAGAGGCGCTGAACATAACCACGAAGCTCAAAAACCAGAAGTATTAGAATTTAAATTCTAA
- a CDS encoding energy-coupling factor transporter ATPase: MSITIENLNYTYGVDTAFRMQALKQINLTIKPGEFVGLIGHTGSGKSTLIQQINGILKPDSGSVIIGDISIFDKGVDLKSIRQKVGLVFQYPEHQLFEMTVFKDVAFGPTNMKLEEDEIKKRVKHALDIVGIDETLYESSPFDLSGGQKRRVAIAGVLAMMPKILILDEPTAGLDPQGRYEILNEIQNLHKSLGITVILVSHSMEDIARYVERVVVMDKGEIKMDGVVKEIFKETEALEAMGLAVPQVSYLIQALNKHGFNLSADIVTLEEAKDALITLLKK; this comes from the coding sequence ATGTCAATTACAATAGAAAATTTGAATTATACATATGGTGTAGATACTGCATTTAGAATGCAAGCTTTAAAGCAGATCAATTTGACAATTAAACCCGGTGAGTTTGTAGGTTTAATTGGACATACCGGATCAGGCAAGTCTACCCTCATACAACAGATCAATGGTATATTGAAACCGGATTCCGGAAGCGTGATAATTGGAGATATATCCATCTTTGATAAAGGTGTGGATCTAAAGAGTATAAGGCAAAAAGTAGGTTTAGTATTTCAATATCCGGAGCATCAATTATTTGAAATGACGGTGTTTAAAGACGTGGCATTTGGTCCGACGAATATGAAGCTTGAAGAGGATGAAATTAAAAAAAGGGTTAAGCATGCATTGGATATCGTTGGTATTGATGAAACCTTATACGAATCCTCACCCTTTGATCTTTCAGGTGGACAAAAAAGACGTGTTGCCATAGCAGGTGTACTTGCGATGATGCCCAAAATACTTATCCTGGACGAGCCGACAGCAGGTCTTGACCCACAGGGTCGCTATGAGATTCTAAATGAGATACAAAACCTACACAAAAGTCTTGGCATTACCGTCATATTGGTTTCACACAGTATGGAAGACATCGCCCGCTATGTTGAACGGGTTGTTGTTATGGATAAAGGAGAGATTAAAATGGATGGTGTTGTCAAAGAGATTTTTAAGGAAACAGAAGCCCTTGAAGCCATGGGTCTTGCTGTACCACAAGTCAGCTACCTTATCCAAGCATTAAACAAACATGGTTTCAATCTATCTGCGGACATCGTTACACTTGAAGAAGCCAAGGATGCTTTAATCACCTTACTTAAAAAATAG
- a CDS encoding YibE/F family protein: protein MKKNILRVGIMFFLILVITGCEKRANTSEEQDVFIGKILAITKDEINVIETSGGGYEQRVQEAEVKLLDGPYEGEVIRVINSMDQMYAYDLELFEGSEIYTFVEYDEDGKILEGFVYSYRRDKYIYVLVGIFLILMVVVGGYQGLRTLLTLGLTLAGIYYMLIGIAAGGNAILLSMVICTLIAVVTMFLVTGFNRKSISAILGTIGGVLVSGIIAIIASDYAVLTGLGTTEAQMLVFTQGEIDFNFTSILFASILLGTLGAVMDVCMSIASAINEITEANPFMSTKDLFKSGMNIGRDVMGTMANTLILAYAGTSIFLILVFFMNDIPYFDIINMDAIATEIVRALSGTIGLVLSIPLTAYIAAVLEKKNESNY from the coding sequence ATGAAGAAAAATATACTTCGTGTTGGCATCATGTTTTTTTTAATATTAGTCATAACAGGTTGTGAAAAAAGAGCAAATACCTCCGAGGAACAAGATGTTTTTATTGGTAAAATCCTTGCAATAACAAAAGATGAGATTAATGTTATTGAAACATCAGGCGGTGGCTACGAGCAGAGGGTTCAAGAAGCAGAGGTTAAACTACTAGACGGTCCTTATGAGGGTGAAGTGATTAGGGTTATTAACTCTATGGATCAGATGTATGCTTATGACTTGGAACTTTTTGAAGGTTCTGAGATTTATACTTTTGTCGAATATGATGAAGATGGCAAAATCCTGGAAGGCTTTGTTTATAGCTATAGAAGGGATAAATATATCTATGTTTTAGTAGGCATATTCCTTATACTTATGGTGGTGGTTGGTGGCTATCAAGGTCTAAGGACACTTTTGACTCTTGGGTTGACGCTGGCAGGTATTTATTATATGTTGATTGGTATAGCAGCGGGTGGTAACGCTATTTTGTTATCTATGGTGATTTGTACGCTCATTGCTGTTGTAACCATGTTTCTGGTGACCGGCTTTAATCGAAAATCCATTTCGGCTATTTTGGGAACCATTGGTGGTGTACTTGTATCCGGGATTATAGCGATTATTGCCAGTGATTATGCTGTTCTGACCGGTCTTGGTACAACAGAAGCACAGATGCTTGTCTTTACTCAAGGTGAGATTGATTTTAATTTTACCAGCATTTTATTTGCAAGTATTTTGCTTGGAACACTTGGTGCCGTCATGGATGTATGTATGTCCATAGCTTCTGCCATCAATGAAATAACCGAAGCCAATCCTTTTATGAGTACAAAAGATCTTTTTAAATCAGGTATGAACATAGGTAGAGATGTTATGGGTACCATGGCAAACACTCTTATACTTGCCTATGCCGGTACATCCATATTTTTGATTCTCGTATTCTTTATGAATGACATACCCTATTTTGATATCATTAATATGGACGCTATAGCAACAGAGATTGTTAGGGCGCTATCGGGTACGATTGGGTTGGTTTTAAGTATTCCTTTAACGGCTTATATTGCAGCTGTTTTGGAGAAGAAAAATGAAAGTAATTATTAA
- a CDS encoding energy-coupling factor transporter ATPase translates to MVKANNLIFEYVAHNDRGEVEGVHRAIDDVSFDVKKGDFIAILGHNGSGKSTLAKHLNALLKPKSGTLLIKNMDTKDDQHVWDIRQSAGMVFQNPDNQIIATIVEEDVAFGPENIGIEAGEIRRRVDMALEVVEMTEYAGHSPNKLSGGQKQRIAIAGVLAMKPDCIILDEPTAMLDPSGREEVLKTVQKLNKEDKITIILITHFMEEAVLADHVYVMAEGKIALDGLPRDVFSKVKTMKDLKLNVPEVTELAYELKQAGIDIPTDLLTIDEMVESICQLQ, encoded by the coding sequence ATGGTAAAAGCGAATAATTTGATATTTGAATATGTTGCTCATAATGATCGTGGCGAAGTGGAAGGTGTTCACAGAGCCATCGATGACGTCTCCTTTGATGTGAAAAAAGGAGACTTTATTGCTATCTTGGGTCATAATGGCTCAGGAAAATCCACTTTGGCTAAACACTTGAATGCCCTATTAAAACCAAAATCAGGAACTTTGCTTATTAAAAACATGGATACAAAAGATGACCAACACGTTTGGGATATAAGGCAGTCCGCAGGTATGGTTTTTCAAAATCCGGACAACCAGATTATTGCTACTATTGTAGAAGAAGATGTTGCTTTTGGTCCTGAGAATATCGGAATAGAGGCCGGTGAAATAAGAAGAAGAGTGGATATGGCTCTAGAAGTTGTTGAGATGACAGAATATGCAGGACACTCACCCAATAAGCTATCAGGTGGTCAGAAACAACGGATTGCAATAGCTGGCGTACTTGCTATGAAACCGGATTGTATTATTCTAGATGAACCAACAGCCATGTTAGATCCTTCAGGGCGAGAAGAAGTCCTAAAAACTGTACAAAAATTAAATAAAGAGGACAAGATAACGATTATACTCATTACACACTTCATGGAGGAAGCTGTATTGGCGGACCATGTCTATGTTATGGCAGAAGGAAAGATTGCTTTAGATGGTTTACCAAGAGATGTTTTCTCAAAAGTTAAGACGATGAAAGACTTAAAATTAAATGTACCGGAGGTAACGGAACTGGCCTATGAACTTAAACAGGCAGGTATTGATATTCCGACAGATTTATTAACGATCGATGAAATGGTGGAAAGTATATGTCAATTACAATAG
- the truA gene encoding tRNA pseudouridine(38-40) synthase TruA, with protein sequence MNYYKLTVAYDGTNYCGWQVQKNDKTIQGIMMKAAKTLFGEEVTLTGASRTDSGVHANGQVVLMASHKDMETYKIPLALNMHLPRDIVVTKAEEVDETFHPRYIPHQKTYIYSVYNGPHHLPKDQRYSMHYRYNLKLEPMEEAAKYFIGTHDFESYSSIKKSIDQTIRTIHELKITKEGSMYRFKIVGNGFLYNMVRIMVGTLLEVGNGRRKPESIREGLEKKSRKAAGKTAPAKGLTLECIDYLQGD encoded by the coding sequence ATGAATTATTACAAGTTAACAGTAGCTTATGACGGTACGAACTACTGTGGTTGGCAAGTACAAAAGAATGATAAAACAATACAAGGTATTATGATGAAAGCAGCCAAGACCTTATTTGGGGAAGAGGTTACCTTAACAGGGGCCAGTAGAACGGACTCTGGGGTTCATGCTAATGGGCAAGTGGTTCTAATGGCAAGCCATAAAGATATGGAGACATATAAAATACCTTTAGCCTTGAACATGCATTTGCCCAGAGACATTGTTGTTACAAAAGCTGAAGAAGTGGATGAAACCTTTCATCCAAGGTATATACCCCATCAAAAAACTTATATATATAGCGTCTATAACGGTCCTCATCATTTACCGAAAGACCAACGTTATAGTATGCACTATCGATATAATCTAAAACTAGAACCGATGGAGGAAGCCGCCAAGTATTTCATCGGTACCCATGATTTTGAAAGTTACAGCTCAATAAAGAAAAGTATAGATCAGACAATTAGAACGATTCATGAGTTGAAGATTACTAAAGAAGGTTCTATGTACCGGTTTAAGATCGTAGGGAACGGTTTTTTATATAATATGGTTAGAATCATGGTAGGAACACTTCTTGAAGTAGGGAATGGCAGAAGAAAACCGGAATCGATTCGAGAGGGTTTGGAAAAAAAATCAAGAAAAGCAGCAGGCAAAACAGCACCGGCAAAAGGTCTGACACTAGAATGCATAGATTACTTACAAGGAGATTAG
- the rpsK gene encoding 30S ribosomal protein S11 → MAKIVKRTAKKRVKKHVDRGQAHIQSTFNNTIVTLTDAQGNTLSWASAGGLGFRGSRKNTPYAAQMAAETAAKAAMVHGLKTVEVMVKGPGSGREAAIRALQAAGLDVTSIKDVTPVPHNGCRPPKRRRV, encoded by the coding sequence ATGGCAAAAATAGTCAAAAGAACGGCTAAAAAGCGTGTAAAAAAACATGTTGATCGTGGACAAGCACATATTCAATCTACGTTTAACAATACAATAGTAACCTTGACAGATGCACAAGGGAATACATTATCATGGGCAAGTGCCGGCGGTTTAGGTTTTAGAGGCTCAAGAAAAAATACACCTTATGCAGCTCAAATGGCAGCAGAAACAGCAGCAAAAGCAGCTATGGTTCACGGTCTTAAGACAGTTGAAGTCATGGTTAAAGGTCCTGGTTCAGGTAGAGAAGCAGCAATAAGAGCGCTTCAAGCAGCAGGTCTTGATGTAACTAGTATTAAGGATGTGACGCCAGTTCCTCACAACGGATGTCGTCCACCAAAACGTAGAAGAGTTTAA
- the rpsD gene encoding 30S ribosomal protein S4, producing MARYTGAVCRLCRREGDKLFLKGERCYTAKCAMERRPYAPGQHGNRRAKVSEYGLQLRTKQKAKRIYGVLETQFRNYYETAAHQKGITGENLLVLLEMRLDNVAYRAGLGRSRTEARQIVRHNHILVNGKKVNIPSYQVKVGDVITVKEKSQSTQGMKNIIETTASRSVTEWLDADLENFTVKITAKPERDQILIPVEETLIVELYSK from the coding sequence ATGGCTAGATATACAGGTGCTGTTTGTAGACTTTGCCGTAGAGAAGGCGATAAGCTTTTCCTAAAAGGCGAGAGATGTTACACAGCAAAATGTGCAATGGAACGTAGACCATACGCACCGGGACAACATGGAAACAGAAGAGCGAAAGTCTCTGAATACGGTCTACAATTACGTACAAAGCAAAAAGCAAAAAGAATATATGGTGTTTTAGAAACACAATTTAGAAACTACTATGAAACAGCTGCACATCAAAAAGGCATCACAGGTGAGAACCTATTGGTACTTCTTGAAATGCGTCTTGACAATGTAGCTTATAGAGCAGGTCTTGGTCGTTCAAGAACTGAGGCGAGACAAATTGTTCGTCACAATCATATTCTTGTTAATGGTAAGAAAGTTAACATTCCTTCTTATCAAGTAAAAGTTGGCGATGTGATTACAGTTAAAGAAAAATCACAAAGCACCCAAGGTATGAAGAACATTATCGAAACTACAGCATCAAGATCCGTTACAGAATGGTTAGATGCAGATCTTGAAAACTTTACTGTTAAGATTACAGCTAAACCAGAAAGAGATCAAATCTTGATCCCAGTAGAAGAAACTCTTATTGTCGAGTTATATTCTAAATAA
- a CDS encoding energy-coupling factor transporter transmembrane component T family protein has protein sequence MIRDITIGQFYPAQSRIHDLDPRTKINGTFFFILSLFINQSLMTYGIAFLALSAVIMTTTIPVRFMLKGLKSIFIIIMLTIVLNLFFTPGTTVLLTLGRFTITLEGLQTAFYMGTRLIMLIIGSSVLTLTTSPITLTDGIEALLKPLERIKVPAHEIAMMMTIALRFIPILLEETDKIMKAQLARGADFETGGLIKKAKSMVPLLVPLFISSFRRADDLALAMEARCYRGGEGRTRLKQLRYKKIDFWAYSILAVYLAVFIVMRLLL, from the coding sequence ATGATTAGGGATATAACCATCGGACAATTTTATCCGGCACAGTCAAGGATTCATGATCTGGACCCGCGTACAAAAATTAATGGTACTTTCTTTTTTATACTATCATTATTTATAAACCAGTCTCTTATGACCTATGGCATAGCATTTCTAGCCCTTAGTGCGGTTATTATGACAACAACGATACCGGTACGCTTTATGCTAAAAGGTTTAAAATCCATATTTATCATAATAATGTTAACGATAGTGCTGAATCTATTTTTCACACCGGGCACGACGGTGTTATTGACACTGGGTCGTTTTACAATAACACTTGAAGGTCTTCAAACCGCGTTCTATATGGGCACAAGGCTCATCATGTTGATTATAGGCTCTTCAGTCTTGACGCTGACGACATCACCGATAACATTGACAGATGGCATAGAGGCATTGCTAAAGCCCTTAGAGCGCATCAAGGTACCTGCTCATGAGATTGCCATGATGATGACCATTGCTCTACGATTCATTCCAATTCTATTAGAGGAAACGGATAAAATCATGAAAGCACAACTTGCACGTGGTGCAGATTTTGAAACAGGTGGATTAATAAAAAAAGCAAAAAGCATGGTTCCCTTGTTGGTACCTCTGTTTATATCTTCATTTAGAAGAGCAGATGATCTTGCACTTGCCATGGAAGCAAGATGTTATAGAGGCGGAGAAGGGCGAACCCGTTTAAAGCAACTCAGATATAAAAAAATTGATTTCTGGGCATACAGCATTCTAGCGGTTTATTTGGCTGTTTTTATCGTCATGAGATTGCTATTATAA
- the infA gene encoding translation initiation factor IF-1: protein MSKKDVIEVEGKVKEKLPNAMFQVELENGHVILAHISGKLRMHYIRILPGDKVTIEMSPYDLTKGRIIWRDK from the coding sequence ATGTCAAAAAAAGACGTAATAGAAGTTGAAGGTAAAGTTAAAGAAAAATTACCTAATGCCATGTTTCAAGTTGAGCTTGAAAACGGTCATGTTATTTTAGCTCACATATCCGGAAAACTCAGAATGCACTATATCAGAATTTTACCAGGTGACAAAGTGACCATAGAGATGTCACCCTATGATTTGACAAAAGGTAGAATTATCTGGCGCGACAAATAA
- a CDS encoding bL17 family ribosomal protein, with the protein MPGYRKLGRVSSQRKALLRNQVTNLLYHGKIKTTDPKAKEVRKIAEKLIAMAVREKDNYTEVTVTQKVAKKTADGKRVKEVVDGKKVTQFEEIQKVIRKDSSTKLHARREILKVLYPVTEVPKEAAGKKANTKKVDLAEVLFNEIAPKYTDRNGGYTRIIKIGPRKGDAAEEVILELV; encoded by the coding sequence ATGCCTGGTTATAGAAAACTTGGGAGAGTATCTTCCCAAAGAAAAGCATTACTAAGAAACCAAGTGACGAATCTTTTGTATCATGGTAAAATCAAAACCACTGATCCAAAAGCTAAAGAAGTTCGTAAGATTGCTGAGAAATTAATCGCAATGGCTGTAAGAGAAAAAGACAACTATACCGAAGTAACAGTTACTCAAAAAGTAGCTAAAAAAACTGCTGACGGTAAGAGGGTCAAAGAAGTCGTTGATGGTAAGAAAGTAACTCAATTTGAAGAAATTCAAAAAGTCATCAGAAAAGACAGTTCAACAAAGCTACATGCTAGAAGAGAGATTTTAAAGGTATTATACCCTGTTACAGAAGTGCCAAAAGAGGCAGCTGGTAAAAAGGCAAATACTAAAAAAGTAGATCTTGCAGAAGTTTTATTTAATGAGATAGCACCAAAATATACAGATCGTAATGGTGGTTACACAAGAATCATCAAAATCGGTCCACGTAAAGGTGACGCTGCAGAAGAAGTAATTCTTGAATTAGTATAA
- a CDS encoding DNA-directed RNA polymerase subunit alpha: MFDFEKPRIDILSISEDNKHGSFVIEPLERGYGTTLGNSLRRIMLSSLPGASVSSIKIEGVLHEFSTIPGVKEDVTEIILNIKRLAIRNNSDSSEPKVAYIEFEGEGVVTGADIQADPDIEIANPDLPIATLSGGSDSKLFIELTINKGRGYVTADKNKSDDQPIGVIPIDSIYTPVERVNIKVENTRVGNVTDYDKLTLEVFTDGTLSPDEAVSLAAKVLSEHLSLFIDLSENAKNAEVMVEKEDDEKEKVLEMSIDELELSVRSYNCLKRAGINTVEELTNRTPDDMMKVRNLGRKSLEEVLAKLQELGLQLRPGDE, encoded by the coding sequence GTGTTTGATTTCGAGAAACCAAGAATTGACATTTTATCAATTTCAGAAGACAACAAACATGGTTCGTTTGTTATTGAACCTCTTGAAAGAGGTTATGGTACGACTTTAGGGAATTCTCTAAGAAGAATCATGCTATCATCTTTACCGGGTGCTTCTGTAAGCAGTATTAAAATCGAAGGCGTACTCCATGAATTTAGTACGATTCCTGGCGTAAAAGAGGATGTTACAGAGATTATTCTTAACATCAAAAGGTTAGCAATTCGTAATAACAGTGATAGTTCAGAGCCAAAAGTAGCGTACATAGAATTTGAAGGTGAAGGTGTCGTTACTGGTGCTGATATTCAAGCAGATCCTGACATAGAAATTGCAAATCCGGATCTACCTATAGCAACTCTTAGTGGTGGATCAGACAGCAAACTTTTCATTGAGCTCACAATCAATAAAGGTAGAGGCTATGTTACGGCTGACAAGAATAAATCTGACGATCAACCAATCGGTGTCATTCCAATTGACTCCATCTACACCCCTGTAGAGCGCGTTAATATTAAGGTGGAAAACACCCGTGTTGGTAATGTTACGGATTATGACAAGTTAACATTAGAAGTATTCACCGATGGCACTTTGTCACCAGATGAAGCAGTTAGTCTAGCAGCCAAAGTACTCAGTGAACACCTAAGCTTATTCATAGATTTATCAGAAAACGCTAAAAATGCAGAAGTTATGGTAGAAAAAGAAGACGATGAAAAAGAAAAAGTGCTTGAAATGAGCATTGATGAACTTGAATTGTCCGTACGTTCCTACAACTGTTTAAAAAGAGCTGGGATTAACACTGTTGAGGAATTAACCAACAGAACCCCTGATGATATGATGAAAGTTAGAAATTTAGGACGCAAATCATTAGAAGAAGTACTTGCTAAGCTTCAAGAATTAGGTTTACAACTTAGACCTGGTGACGAATAA
- a CDS encoding S-layer homology domain-containing protein — protein MRRIWGVVASLLVIMTLLSGCMDIRLDFFLKKDGSGGIHSFVASNQSVMGEGETVDMDSDFVEEMGINEDYVQIERKPIEYYKDEMLFVGEENRIEFNHPLIAFSDISQEEELEWSYQGDDVYRFEIPLSDLSNEVDDQEMVQMSAVFKAMGGQIIYSFETDYVVIAHNADYIKEKAIYVWDLTDDVFSQSSERAFGFIEIRIDSEPSENLLRRELEEDHDLDRTHRDFHGEILKALGYLKGTDEGLELDRELTRAEGAIMYSRLLDLEEEVITFASEQSDYVSGFMDVPNWAEDTINYLHYKGLIKGLSDDIYGSNAKMTEAQYTTLVLRALGYLDDEGDFTWDASIDKAIEIGLYEDDLRDYVYIHDSQDDIEFTRRKMSYISYNALFFENIKTSEMLYESN, from the coding sequence ATGCGTAGAATATGGGGTGTAGTTGCAAGTTTACTCGTCATAATGACTTTATTATCAGGGTGTATGGATATAAGATTAGATTTTTTCTTAAAAAAAGATGGTTCAGGCGGGATTCATTCATTTGTTGCATCCAATCAAAGTGTAATGGGTGAGGGGGAAACAGTAGATATGGATTCAGATTTCGTTGAAGAAATGGGTATCAATGAGGATTATGTGCAAATCGAACGCAAACCAATAGAATATTATAAAGATGAAATGCTCTTTGTGGGAGAAGAAAATAGGATAGAGTTTAATCATCCGCTCATAGCTTTTAGCGATATTTCTCAAGAAGAAGAACTTGAGTGGTCTTATCAAGGTGATGATGTCTATCGTTTTGAAATACCTTTAAGTGATCTAAGTAATGAGGTTGATGATCAGGAAATGGTACAAATGAGTGCAGTCTTTAAAGCTATGGGTGGCCAAATCATATACTCATTTGAGACAGATTATGTGGTCATCGCGCATAACGCAGACTATATTAAAGAAAAAGCCATCTATGTTTGGGATTTGACTGATGATGTATTTTCACAATCATCAGAAAGGGCATTTGGATTTATAGAAATACGTATTGATTCAGAGCCCAGTGAAAATCTATTAAGACGTGAGCTTGAAGAAGACCATGATCTGGACCGAACCCACCGAGATTTTCACGGAGAGATACTTAAGGCACTGGGTTATCTAAAAGGAACTGATGAAGGTCTAGAACTTGACCGTGAACTTACTAGAGCAGAAGGCGCTATCATGTATTCAAGGCTTTTAGACTTAGAAGAAGAGGTAATAACCTTCGCCAGTGAACAATCGGACTATGTTTCAGGCTTTATGGATGTTCCGAATTGGGCAGAAGACACCATCAATTATCTTCATTATAAGGGACTCATTAAGGGACTTTCAGATGATATTTATGGATCAAATGCAAAAATGACAGAAGCCCAATATACAACGCTTGTCTTAAGAGCGCTAGGCTATTTGGATGATGAGGGCGATTTTACTTGGGATGCTTCAATAGACAAGGCAATTGAGATTGGATTATACGAAGATGATTTAAGAGACTATGTATATATACATGACAGTCAAGATGATATAGAATTTACACGACGTAAAATGAGTTATATATCCTATAATGCTCTTTTCTTTGAAAATATTAAAACGAGTGAAATGTTGTATGAAAGTAATTAG
- the rpsM gene encoding 30S ribosomal protein S13 — translation MARIAGVDLPREKRVEVGLTYIYGIGRPTAEKIVKEAGISIDTRVRDLTDAEVGTLREIIEKTAQVEGDLRREIALNIKRLMEIGCYRGIRHRRGLPVRGQKTKTNARTRKGPRRTVANKKK, via the coding sequence ATGGCTCGTATTGCTGGTGTTGACTTACCTAGAGAAAAACGTGTAGAAGTTGGTTTGACGTATATTTATGGAATTGGAAGACCAACGGCTGAGAAAATCGTAAAAGAAGCAGGAATTAGTATTGATACAAGAGTAAGAGATTTAACCGATGCTGAAGTAGGTACTCTACGTGAGATTATCGAAAAAACAGCACAAGTTGAAGGTGATCTTAGAAGAGAAATCGCTCTTAATATTAAGAGATTAATGGAAATCGGATGTTATCGTGGTATTCGTCATAGAAGAGGTCTTCCTGTTAGAGGACAAAAAACTAAAACGAATGCAAGAACTAGAAAAGGTCCACGTAGAACAGTAGCTAACAAGAAAAAATAG
- the rpmJ gene encoding 50S ribosomal protein L36, protein MKVRASVKPICEKCKVIKRNGRIRVICENPKHKQKQG, encoded by the coding sequence ATGAAAGTAAGAGCTTCAGTAAAACCAATTTGTGAAAAATGTAAAGTTATCAAAAGAAACGGAAGAATCAGAGTTATCTGTGAGAATCCAAAGCATAAGCAAAAACAAGGGTGA